One part of the Sorangiineae bacterium MSr11954 genome encodes these proteins:
- a CDS encoding cupin domain-containing protein produces the protein MPDTFHSADFDKTPPRPRVVMPEKLAHPAVETAGAHGDYSRARKHPVFFVDLPSHAISMTIGWLDAGQSSNRHRHTYETVIYILEGEGYSYVGGKRVAWKQGDAIYVPVWAWHNHVNTGEGRARYLACENAPMLQNMGGVALREEVPDRGDRLFDEDHEIEGGAP, from the coding sequence ATGCCCGACACCTTCCATTCTGCGGATTTCGACAAGACCCCACCCCGGCCACGGGTGGTGATGCCCGAGAAGCTCGCCCATCCAGCCGTGGAGACGGCCGGCGCGCACGGCGACTACTCGAGGGCCCGAAAGCACCCCGTCTTCTTCGTCGACCTGCCGTCGCACGCCATCAGCATGACCATCGGATGGCTCGACGCGGGCCAATCTTCGAACCGGCACCGCCACACGTACGAGACGGTGATCTACATCCTCGAAGGCGAGGGTTACTCCTATGTCGGCGGCAAGCGGGTCGCGTGGAAGCAAGGCGACGCCATCTATGTGCCGGTGTGGGCTTGGCACAATCACGTCAACACCGGAGAGGGCCGCGCGCGCTACCTCGCGTGCGAGAACGCGCCGATGCTGCAGAACATGGGCGGCGTGGCGCTGCGCGAGGAGGTCCCCGATCGCGGCGACCGACTCTTCGACGAGGACCACGAGATCGAAGGCGGTGCACCGTGA
- a CDS encoding dihydrodipicolinate synthase family protein, which yields MSAPLRGIVAYPITPFTDAGRVDERLLETLVDRMLAAGVHALAPLGSTGVLPYLSDPEREAVAETVVKRVAGRVPTLVGVSSLTTERTVHHARHAEKIGASAVMILPMSYWKLTDSEIEAHFDAVAKAISIPIALYNNPATGGLDLAPGTIARLLRIPNVTMVKESTGDVNRMHRLVQLCGEDVAFYNGSNPLALAALVAGARGWCTAAPHVIPRLNVELYEAVVRGDLEGARRSFYRQLPFLQFIVAHGLPRTISAALELMGTRVGPLRAPLRPLERERVEELRTILVDLQILSASSR from the coding sequence GTGAGCGCGCCGCTGCGGGGCATCGTCGCCTACCCCATCACTCCGTTCACGGACGCCGGGAGGGTCGACGAGCGCCTCCTCGAGACCCTGGTCGATCGCATGCTCGCGGCCGGGGTTCATGCGCTCGCCCCCCTCGGCAGCACCGGCGTGCTCCCCTATCTCTCCGATCCCGAGCGCGAGGCGGTGGCCGAGACGGTGGTGAAGCGGGTCGCCGGGCGTGTGCCGACCTTGGTCGGCGTCTCGAGCCTGACCACCGAGCGCACCGTGCACCACGCGCGGCACGCGGAGAAAATCGGCGCCAGCGCGGTGATGATCCTCCCAATGAGCTATTGGAAGCTCACCGACAGCGAAATCGAAGCGCACTTCGACGCGGTCGCAAAAGCGATATCCATTCCCATTGCGCTCTACAACAACCCCGCCACCGGAGGGCTCGATCTCGCCCCCGGCACCATCGCCCGGCTGCTGCGCATCCCGAATGTCACCATGGTCAAAGAGAGCACCGGCGACGTGAATCGCATGCATCGCCTGGTGCAGCTCTGCGGCGAGGATGTTGCATTCTACAACGGAAGCAACCCGCTCGCCCTCGCCGCCCTGGTGGCCGGCGCACGCGGCTGGTGCACCGCCGCGCCGCACGTCATTCCCCGCCTGAACGTCGAGCTGTACGAGGCGGTGGTCCGTGGTGACTTGGAGGGCGCCCGGCGGTCCTTTTACCGGCAGCTGCCTTTTCTGCAGTTCATCGTGGCCCACGGGCTCCCGCGCACCATTTCGGCGGCGCTCGAGCTGATGGGCACGCGCGTCGGACCGCTCCGCGCGCCCCTGCGGCCGCTCGAGCGGGAGCGGGTCGAGGAGCTGCGAACCATCCTCGTCGATCTCCAGATTCTTTCCGCATCATCGCGCTGA